In Devosia beringensis, a single window of DNA contains:
- a CDS encoding ArsR/SmtB family transcription factor → MAELAELVGVLKAAGEGTRVRLLALLADGDHSVKDLTEILNQSQPRVSRHLKLLADAGLVRRNAEGAWAYYGLAQQGDGAELAAWLIARLDENDTERRRDIARQAAVRESQQAQASAYFATVASSWDLLKTLQVPEEAVEAAVVAALGGRKVETLIDLGTGTGRMLEVLAGSYRHGFGVDSSREMLAVARARLASAGIGQAQVRLGDIGDLDVSLGPAEVIVIHQVLHYFDDPGRMLAQARRLLAPGGTMLIVDFAPHDLEFLRSEHAHRRLGLSSAQMAGWAAAAGLTVAGVEEFPSANTERGLTVCLWRLSTPL, encoded by the coding sequence TTGGCGGAACTGGCGGAATTGGTGGGGGTGCTCAAGGCGGCGGGTGAGGGAACCCGGGTGCGCCTGTTGGCCTTGCTCGCCGATGGCGACCATTCGGTCAAGGACCTCACGGAAATTCTCAACCAGAGCCAGCCGCGGGTGTCGCGTCATCTCAAGCTTTTGGCCGATGCCGGGCTGGTGCGGCGCAATGCCGAGGGCGCCTGGGCCTATTATGGCCTGGCCCAGCAGGGCGACGGGGCCGAACTGGCCGCCTGGCTGATCGCCCGGCTCGACGAAAACGATACCGAGCGCCGGCGCGACATTGCCCGGCAGGCGGCGGTGCGCGAGAGCCAGCAGGCGCAGGCCTCGGCCTATTTTGCGACCGTGGCCAGCAGCTGGGACCTGCTCAAGACCCTGCAGGTGCCCGAAGAGGCCGTGGAGGCCGCAGTGGTGGCAGCCCTGGGCGGGCGCAAGGTCGAGACGCTGATCGATCTGGGTACCGGCACCGGGCGCATGCTCGAAGTGCTGGCCGGTTCATACCGGCACGGCTTTGGTGTCGATTCCAGCCGCGAAATGCTGGCGGTGGCGCGGGCGCGCCTGGCCAGTGCCGGGATCGGGCAGGCGCAGGTGCGGCTGGGCGATATCGGCGATCTGGACGTCTCGCTGGGGCCGGCCGAGGTCATCGTCATCCATCAGGTGCTGCACTATTTCGACGATCCGGGCCGCATGCTGGCGCAGGCGCGCCGGCTGCTGGCGCCGGGCGGGACGATGCTGATCGTCGATTTTGCGCCGCATGATCTCGAATTCCTGCGCAGCGAGCATGCGCATCGCCGGCTGGGCCTGTCGTCGGCGCAGATGGCCGGCTGGGCTGCGGCCGCCGGCCTCACCGTCGCCGGGGTCGAGGAATTTCCCAGCGCCAATACTGAACGTGGCCTGACGGTCTGCCTCTGGCGCCTCAGCACCCCTCTGTGA
- the metF gene encoding methylenetetrahydrofolate reductase [NAD(P)H] — translation MIDDNVRASRQTADQRAELQISFEFFPPKTDAMEERFWDSVHKLAPLKPRFVSVTYGAGGTTRERTLRMVASIKNQTGVDAAAHLTCVGASRDEVDAVVRGYQAAGINRIVALRGDPPEGVGQPFTPHPQGYQNAADLVGGLRRLADFDISVSAYPEKHPQSATWAEEIDNLKRKIDAGADRAITQMFFSNGDYLRYLERARAAGITAPIVPGIQPIHNFKQIASFAGRCGTAIPAWLAERFDGLDEEPETHALVASAVAAEQVTELLDEGVTEFHIYTHNRSPLALALGRILGRRPE, via the coding sequence ATGATCGACGACAATGTGCGGGCCAGCCGGCAGACCGCGGACCAGCGCGCCGAGCTGCAGATCTCCTTCGAGTTCTTTCCGCCCAAGACCGATGCGATGGAAGAGCGCTTCTGGGACAGCGTGCACAAGCTGGCGCCGCTCAAGCCGCGCTTTGTCTCGGTGACCTATGGCGCCGGCGGCACGACGCGCGAGCGGACGCTGCGCATGGTGGCCTCGATCAAGAACCAGACCGGCGTCGACGCGGCGGCGCACCTGACCTGTGTCGGGGCGAGCCGGGATGAGGTCGATGCCGTGGTGCGCGGCTACCAGGCGGCCGGGATCAACCGCATCGTGGCGCTGCGCGGCGATCCGCCGGAAGGCGTGGGACAGCCCTTTACCCCGCATCCGCAGGGCTATCAGAATGCCGCGGACCTGGTGGGCGGGCTGCGCCGCCTTGCCGATTTCGATATTTCGGTATCCGCCTATCCGGAAAAGCATCCGCAAAGCGCGACCTGGGCCGAAGAGATCGACAATCTCAAGCGCAAGATCGATGCCGGCGCCGACCGGGCCATCACGCAGATGTTCTTCTCCAATGGCGATTACCTGCGCTATCTCGAGCGGGCACGGGCGGCCGGCATTACCGCGCCGATCGTGCCGGGCATCCAGCCGATCCACAATTTCAAGCAGATCGCCAGCTTTGCCGGGCGCTGCGGCACGGCGATCCCGGCCTGGCTGGCCGAGCGCTTTGACGGGCTCGACGAGGAGCCGGAAACCCACGCGCTGGTCGCTTCGGCCGTGGCGGCCGAGCAGGTCACCGAACTGCTCGACGAGGGCGTGACGGAGTTCCACATCTATACCCATAACCGCTCGCCACTGGCGCTGGCGCTGGGACGGATCCTGGGGCGGCGGCCCGAATAA